Proteins encoded in a region of the Anopheles aquasalis chromosome 2, idAnoAquaMG_Q_19, whole genome shotgun sequence genome:
- the LOC126578971 gene encoding 3-sulfolactaldehyde dehydrogenase has product MLRGSQLLLRSLKWSVPVTSSTSTSGQFAQWTLVRRMLHGNPLTQSQAFVNGRWVGARSGATFEVQNPANGQVLGVVPDMSRDDVQLAIDAAYDAFYEKGWHNSTAKERAALLKNWYALMEKNRQEIASIMTAESGKPLVESLGELTYGNSFVEWFAEEARRIYGEIVPSPVAGRQIMLTRNPVGVAGLITPWNFPHAMITRKAAAALAAGCTVVIKPAEDTPLTALALARLAEEAGFPKGVINVITSSRTHAAEIGQLLCGSDKVAAISFTGSTEVGKLLYRQCADGVKRIGLELGGNAPFIVFKSADIDKAVTGAMNSKFRNCGQTCISANRFLIQDEIHDEFVEKLIERIGKLAIGDGSREGIQIGPLINRAQLTKVDRFVKDAKEKGATVRHGGRTLPQHGELYYEPTVVTNLRDDMLLYNEEVFGPVVSVVRFKTEEEALAIANGTRRGLAGYFFSNDLNQVFRVARELETGMIGINEGLISATEAAFGGIKESGVGREGSRHGIDEYVYIKYLCYGNLQ; this is encoded by the exons ATGCTTCGAGGCTCGCAGCTTTTGCTTCGTAGTTTAAAGTGGAGCGTTCCcgtgaccagcagcaccagtaccagtggCCAGTTCGCTCAGTGGACCCTAGTGAGAAGAATGTTGCACGGAAATCCGCTAACCCAGAGCCAAGCGTTCGTGAATGGACGCTGGGTTGGGGCCCGTTCGGGGGCTACGTTCGAGGTACAGAACCCGGCCAACGGGCAGGTACTGGGAGTGGTACCGGACATGAGCCGTGACGATGTGCAGCTGGCCATCGATGCCGCCTACGACGCATTCTACGAGAAGGGATGGCACAACAGTACGGCCAAGGAACGGGCAGCGCTGCTAAAG AACTGGTACGCGTTGATGGAGAAGAACCGCCAGGAGATTGCGAGTATCATGACGGCGGAATCGGGCAAACCGTTGGTGGAATCGCTCGGTGAGCTGACGTACGGGAATTCGTTTGTCGAGTGGTTTGCCGAGGAAGCGCGCCGCATCTACGGTGAAATCGTACCATCACCCGTGGCCGGACGGCAGATTATGCTGACGCGCAATCCGGTCGGTGTGGCCGGACTCATCACGCCCTGGAACTTTCCGCATGCCATGATCACGCGAAAGGCAGCCGCTGCCTTGGCTGCCGGCTGTACGGTCGTGATTAAACCGGCCGAAGATACGCCGCTAACGGCACTCGCCCTGGCTCGGCTCGCCGAGGAGGCTGGCTTCCCGAAGGGTGTTATCAACGTGATAACGAGTAGCCGAACTCATGCGGCCGAAATTGGTCAACTGCTCTGTGGCAGTGATAAGGTGGCGGCCATTTCATTTACCGGCTCGACCGAGGTCGGCAAACTGCTCTACCGCCAGTGTGCGGATGGCGTGAAACGGATTGGCCTAGAGCTGGGCGGAAATGCACCGTTCATCGTCTTCAAATCGGCCGACATTGACAAAGCGGTGACCGGTGCGATGAATTCAAAGTTCCGCAACTGTGGCCAAACGTGCATCTCCGCCAATCGGTTCCTTATTCAGGACGAAATCCACGATGAGTTCGTTGAGAAGCTGATCGAACGGATCGGTAAATTGGCGATCGGTGATGGTAGCCGTGAGGGCATTCAGATCGGTCCTCTGATCAATCGGGCACAGCTAACCAAAGTCGACCGATTTGTGAAGGATGCGAAGGAGAAGGGGGCAACGGTGCGCCATGGTGGACGCACCTTACCCCAGCACGGTGAACTGTACTACGAGCCGACGGTCGTGACGAACCTGCGCGATGATATGCTGCTGTACAATGAGGAAGTCTTCGGACCGGTCGTGTCGGTGGTGCGCTTCAAGACGGAGGAGGAAGCACTGGCCATCGCGAATGGTACACGCCGTGGTCTGGCCGGTTACTTCTTTTCGAACGATCTGAACCAGGTGTTCCGGGTGGCACGCGAACTGGAGACCGGCATGATTGGCATCAACGAGGGGCTCATCTCGGCCACCGAGGCCGCCTTCGGTGGTATTAAGGAGTCGGGCGTTGGACGTGAAGGCTCACGCCATGGTATCGATGAATACGTTTACATCAAGTATCTCTGTTATGGCAATTTGCAGTAG
- the LOC126573050 gene encoding cilia- and flagella-associated protein 43, translated as MKPATVDTVCIVGNASVAIGLGSHVLFVNLKTSAESYYLADSAQAGNGVACIAGHKLFPILAFAERCLKPRIFLISYPAFAVLSVLDGDQTQCSYTALCFSESELLVALTGVPDYSLEVYAWRSKELLCKKPTSIYSDQQRLICSPSAVFAVCQYASRKAAMKLWEVHGNIRLSRLIERSIVLEMPKDQLPFGVTFLIDGNLAIINQKAKISIVSSSSGQIIQTINPEDADPTEPDFIPFIFYCKGGLFASAPEGHVKFYRKQKGAWNMLWSTQADASYAQLVHYSVSEGLLGITTNGVIMRTALDYDVRNVEFRSLKDLDIGYGHCAGGGRALKRMVGVKADGSVRLMNFDTGIIASTLDVGQLRCIANHPLQPLLVVGTDAGVIQVVVITSGEQAMVTGRLHLSSHSIQLLRFAVYDGNYFAALDKEGNLAILEIGPAFGVNVVQVFKHRNDIRDLLFWCSREEVLIVEPIQPNRVISFKEVEFIVKQRTLEEATKLAIVLPNEYTQIVPKASSNMELLLYAHRVRSNTIDVLELHRSEGELSVIVRSSFSTPQSALHLELGVDDRYLYAWSLDGRIALYDVLDEKLLCSLLFDGRYNGGLQHVSLDVKNEFLTILCHGGLLICLKLQKSFGRSSARSSQDTVKAFERAICELENCGEKLPVAADDTEPWIERDEQTRRQEKGKVFEPEHEAIFSEFVEIKQQLRQLVDRNETVPPEERFPLQEFNLNTEATEAMTQKANEERNEEKLRLQKYIVSEGTINQQLIENCWATMSKKPLKIRSMFKHSFVENYAMLPTSELRHYLDKVRVYRETELMASHDALLPWKPTPTYQLESILNRDPEYGNVLDNLARASIKKSYALSGTTTHRFFDPYPLRYDQLEVVMFEQLYFELICGDMEIEKLRVLFNEKFEKIKTLKEEEMNLVLKRNARATYVQQELVLIGQLMGDRSVVEVTAIEDPRYEPDERPETIIHTEDSEVPAAPYISPSVERLLEQEELERERRRQELLADDFKARALVAMMDGVLEHRWEDEIKKSLPLPQCLEIGKEPQHYNETDIREVKEYEEASNVLLQDRLRYRRMLQEEFQELAASLDQQIKRFNTEVAKLTLEKIIIESAIRQEEMRILRATLYNHSRMIYEANADRLREQIDRTAKYIDTLTEMANEFQEKAADYRNTYDTLRAKDRLLDKQFKINFSDTAQSALVDQAYKIFKRRPKTQLRSIVTVSVFQDMAKRIVAKKTAGTHGNLLLPRECQDYLGHCETLDQPSNCPAGMDNSLWQTLTKMRRIKIESEFRLKSCELMLSDAEAAIGALQREITNKRNVLTVFEQSLEELQNERFEDATNRTVQLVMKRGWIEIQQTGRTADFTNCVLIHRTDVEDINAIIRRAGAKKLNAMVNAALFRRKIIYQEWEHRALKLQLRDLRDQLTTVEKCKITKEVQSWLKMKGMKRTEDFSQLALEKKIRNAVQNEEELLMELKTALEDIEQRIAVKRKENKLLDQETRALNIDVTEQHLQRDTELEQTEQKATQDRMAAIVERARLVRLVQAQHTHILELGTMLELQRLKTYPTLTASTSVMTHNAHHLLSN; from the exons ATGAAGCCGGCGACGGTGGATACGGTGTGCATCGTTGGCAACGCATCCGTTGCCATCGGGCTCGGTAGTCACGTGCTGTTCGTGAACTTGAAAACATCGGCCGAATCATACTATCTGGCCGATTCGGCGCAAGCTGGCAACGGAGTGGCGTGTATTGCGGGCCACAAACTGTTTCCCATTCTTGCATTCGCGGAACGCTGTCTTAAACCGcgcatttttctcatttcgtATCCTGCTTTTGCTGTGCTGTCGGTCCTCGATGGAG ATCAAACGCAATGTTCCTACACTGCACTGTGCTTTTCGGAGAGCGAGCTGCTCGTGGCGCTCACTGGTGTGCCGGATTATTCGCTGGAGGTGTACGCTTGGCGCAGCAAGGAGCTGCTTtgcaaaaaaccaacgtcCATCTACTCCGACCAGCAGCGTTTGATCTGCAGCCCGTCGGCCGTCTTTGCCGTGTGTCAGTATGCGAGCCGGAAAGCGGCGATGAAGTTGTGGGAAGTGCATGGCAACATCCGGCTAAGTCGGCTGATTGAACGGTCTATCGTGCTGGAGATGCCAAAGGATCAGTTACCATTCGGTGTCACCTTTCTGATCGATGGCAATTTGGCGATTATAAATCAAAAGGCTAAAATTTCGATC GTATCATCGTCGAGCGGACAGATCATACAAACCATCAATCCGGAGGATGCCGATCCAACGGAACCGGACTTTATCCCGTTCATATTCTACTGTAAAGGAGGTTTGTTTGCAAGCGCTCCGGAGGGACACGTGAAGTTCTACCGGAAACAGAAGGGTGCCTGGAATATGCTGTGGTCGACGCAGGCCGATGCATCCTACGCTCAGCTGGTGCACTATTCCGTTTCGGAGGGCCTCCTGGGCATCACGACTAACGGTGTCATCATGCGTACCGCGCTGGATTATGATGTGCGTAATGTGGAGTTTCGTTCGCTGAAAGATTTGGACATAGGCTATGGACACTGTGCTGGAGGAGGACGCGCTCTCAAACGGATGGTAGGTGTCAAAGcggacggttcggttcggttgatgaACTTCGATACTGGAATCATCGCCTCGACACTAGACGTCGGTCAGCTACGGTGCATTGCAAACCATCCATTGCAACCACTGCTAGTGGTAGGAACTGATGCAGGAGTGATTCAAGTGGTGGTTATCACTAGCGGAGAGCAGGCAATGGTAACTGGTAGGCTGCATCTCTCCAGCCACTCGATTCAATTGCTGCGGTTCGCCGTCTACGATGGGAACTACTTTGCTGCGCTGGACAAAGAAGGTAATTTGGCCATTCTGGAGATTGGTCCTGCTTTCGGAGTAAACGTTGTACAGGTGTTTAAACACCGGAACGACATACGGGACCTGTTGTTCTGGTGTAGCCGGGAGGAGGTATTGATCGTCGAACCCATCCAGCCGAACCGTGTTATAAGCTTCAAGGAAGTCGAATTCATCGTTAAGCAGCGTACTTTGGAGGAGGCTACCAAACTGGCGATTGTACTACCCAATGAATACACTCAGATTGTGCCGAAGGCATCCTCCAACATGGAGCTTCTGCTGTACGCCCATCGTGTCCGATCAAACACTATCGATGTCCTGGAACTGCATCGATCTGAAGGGGAGCTCAGCGTCATCGTAAGGAGCAGTTTTTCGACGCCGCAATCAGCTCTGCATCTCGAGCTCGGTGTTGATGATCGTTATCTGTATGCCTGGTCGTTGGATGGTAGGATCGCTTTGTATGATGTACTGGACGAGAAGCTACTCTGCAGTTTGCTCTTTGATGGGCGTTATAATGGTGGACTGCAACATGTTTCTCTAGACGTAAAGAATGA GTTTCTAACTATTCTTTGCCATGGTGGGTTGCTTATTTGCTTGAAACTGCAAAAGAGCTTTGGTCGAAGCTCTGCCAGATCGTCGCAGGATACAGTCAAGGcattcgagcgagcgatatgTGAGCTGGAAAACTGCGGGGAAAAGCTGCCAGTAGCAGCCGATGATACTGAACCCTGGATTGAACGGGATGAGCAGACGCGACGgcaagaaaaggggaaagtaTTCGAACCAGAACATGAAGCCATTTTTAGCGAGTTTGTTGAGATCAAGCAGCAGCTTAGGCAGCTTGTCGATCGTAACGAAACGGTTCCACCGGAGGAAAGGTTTCCATTGCAGGAATTTAACCTGAACACggaagcaaccgaagcgaTGACACAGAAG GCTAATGAAGAGCGGAACGAAGAGAAGTTGCGTCTCCAGAAGTACATCGTTTCGGAAGgaaccatcaaccagcagctgatcgagaaCTGTTGGGCAACTATGAGTAAAAAGCCTCTGAAAATCAG ATCAATGTTTAAGCATTCGTTTGTGGAAAACTATGCCATGTTGCCTACCAGCGAGCTGCGGCACTATCTAGACAAGGTACGCGTGTATCGAGAAACGGAGCTAATGGCGAGCCATGATGCTTTACTTCCATGGAAGCCAACGCCAACGTATCAACTGGAATCGATCCTCAATCGTGATCCGGAATACGGTAACGTGCTGGACAATTTGGCTAGAGCCTCGATTAAGAAATCGTACGCTTTATCCGGTACCACAACTCATCGTTTCTTCGATCCCTACCCGTTACGGTACGACCAGCTGGAGGTGGTAATGTTCGAGCAGCTCTACTTTGAGCTGATTTGTGGTGAT ATGGAAATCGAAAAGCTACGTGTGTTGTTCAATGAAAAGTTTGAAAAGATCAAAACactgaaagaggaagagatgaACCTTGTGTTGAAGCGCAATGCTAGGGCTACGTACGTTCAGCAGGAGCTGGTTCTGATAGGCCAGTTGATGGGTGATCGCAGTGTGGTCGAAGTGACGGCCATAGAAGATCCCCGGTACGAGCCCGATGAGCGTCCGGAAACCATTATCCATACGGAGGATTCGGAGGTACCGGCGGCACCGTACATCAGTCCGAGTGTTGAGCGTTTGCTTGAGCAGGAAGAACTTGAGCGAGAACGACGCAGACAGGAGTTACTTGCGGACGATTTCAAGGCACGTGCCCTGGTCGCCATGATGGACGGTGTGCTGGAGCATCGGTGGGAAGATGAAATTAAGAAGAGTTTACCTCTGCCACAGTGTCTG GAAATTGGCAAAGAACCACAGCATTACAACGAAACCGACATCCGTGAGGTGAAGGAGTACGAAGAGGCGAGCAACGTGTTGCTTCAAGATCGTCTCCGCTATCGTCGGATGCTGCAGGAGGAATTCCAAGAGCTAGCCGCAAGCTTGGATCAACAGATCAAGCGCTTCAATACGGAGGTCGCAAAACTGACGCTGGAgaaaatcatcatcgaatCGGCCATCCGGCAGGAGGAGATGCGCATCCTGAGGGCCACCCTGTACAACCACTCGAGAATGATCTATGAGGCAAACGCCGATCGTTTGAGGGAGCAGATTGACCGGACGGCAAAGTACATTGACACGCTCACTGAGATGGCGAATGAGTTCCAGGAGAAGGCGGCCGACTATCGGAACACGTACGATACGCTGCGGGCGAAAGATCGCTTGTTGGATAAGCAGTTCAAGATCAACTTCTCCGACACCGCCCAGTCAGCGTTGGTCGATCAGGCATACAAAATATTCAA ACGCAGACCGAAAACTCAgctacgatcgatcgtgacgGTGTCGGTGTTTCAGGATATGGCAAAGCGTATTGTCGCCAAGAAGACGGCGGGAACGCATGGAAATCTTTTACTGCCGCGCGAGTGCCAGGATTATCTCGGACATTGTGAGACACTTGATCAACCTTCTAACTGCCCGGCAGGCATGGATAACAGCCTTTGGCAGACGCTGACCAAAATGCGAAGGATCAAAATCGAAAGCGAGTTTAGG CTTAAAAGTTGTGAGTTGATGTTGTCGgatgcagaagcagcaatcgGTGCTTTGCAACGCGagataacaaacaaacggaatgtCCTTACGGTCTTTGAGCAGAGCTTGGAAGAGCTACAAAATGAGAGA TTCGAGGACGCCACCAACCGTACGGTGCAGCTGGTGATGAAGCGTGGATGGATCGAAATACAGCAGACAGGGCGAACGGCCGATTTCACCAACTGTGTGCTGATCCATCGGACCGACGTTGAAGACATCAATGCCATCATCCGGCGCGCCGGTGCCAAGAAACTCAATGCCATGGTAAATGCGGCGTTGTTCCGCCGCAAGATCATCTACCAGGAGTGGGAGCATCGCGCGCTGAAGCTACAACTGCGCGATCTGCGTGATCAGCTGACAACGGTCGAGAAGTGCAAGATCACGAAGGAGGTACAGAGCTGGCTGAAGATGAAGGGTATGAAGCGAACGGAAGATTTTAGTCAGCTGGCGCTTGAGAAGAAAATACGCAATGCGGTGCAGAACGAGGAGGAACTGTTGATGGAGCT GAAAACCGCTCTGGAGGATATCGAGCAGCGGATCGCGGTTAAGCGGAAGGAGAACAAGTTGCTCGATCAGGAGACGCGCGCCCTGAACATCGACGTAACCGAGCAGCATTTGCAGCGCGACACCGAGTTAGAGCAAACGGAGCAAAAGGCCACCCAGGATCGTATGGCGGCCATCGTTGAGCGGGCTAGGCTGGTCCGGTTGGTTCAAGCCCAGCATACGCACATCCTCGAGCTCGGAACGATGTTGGAGTTGCAGCGACTGAAGACTTACCCTACTCTAACGGCTTCGACCAGTGTGATGACGCACAATGCTCACCATTTGCTTAGTAACTAG